The Podarcis raffonei isolate rPodRaf1 chromosome 2, rPodRaf1.pri, whole genome shotgun sequence genome window below encodes:
- the LOC128408337 gene encoding protein ATP6V1FNB yields the protein MRGLLTTREQDGWRELINKEASCRVSWKAKYGHKYPRRVTDYGVAKRKCFLPAICPPEKSASSLRCQEVTVQKEDRRQLSGKEEKPEEEGRSLQEPLPEMRVPTPQTTQLLYQGFSHEGKGRHHYLKQRKMKSPEEKFCYPVLSSWEYGWRLGDVVKDMRTPIHGKSRIVKDTFYFKNGIFYHPSKTDKLS from the exons ATGAGGGGTCTGCTGACCACACGGGAGCAAGATGGCTGGAGGGAGCTTATTAACAAGGAGGCCTCCTGCAGGGTCAGCTGGAAGGCAAAATATGGGCACAAATACCCCAGGCGGGTAACTGACTATGGGGTCGCCAAGAGGAAGTGTTTCTTGCCTGCCATCTGCCCTCCTGAGAAGAGTGCAAGCTCCCTCCGGTGTCAAGAAGTAACTGTGCAAAAAGAGGACAGGCGGCAGCTGTCAGGGAAGGAGgagaagccggaggaggaaggcCGAAGCCTTCAGGAGCCTCTTCCTGAGATGAGGGTTCCCACGCCACAGACAACTCAGTTGCTATACCAGGGCTTTTCCCATGAAGGCAAAGGGAGGCACCACTACCTCAAGCAGAGGAAGATGAAGAGCCCTGAGGAGAAATTCTGCTACCCAGTGCTGTCGTCATGGGAATATGGCTGGCGCTTAG GAGACGTGGTTAAGGACATGAGGACACCAATCCATGGCAAATCCCGAATTGTAAAGGATACTTTCTACTTCAAAAACGGAATCTTCTATCATCCATCAAAAACTGACAAGCTGTCATGA